A portion of the Blautia hansenii DSM 20583 genome contains these proteins:
- a CDS encoding bifunctional cobalt-precorrin-7 (C(5))-methyltransferase/cobalt-precorrin-6B (C(15))-methyltransferase produces the protein MCKVIVFAGTTEGRQLAQFLEKRQVPAHICVATEYGEQLLGENENLEISHERLNQEQIEELILKNNKPLVIDATHPYAAEVTKNIKAACENTGAEYLRVLRENQENADLGDYVYVETVEAAVDYLGKTTGNILATTGSKEAAKYTVLSDFENRVFLRVLSLPNVVEECSRLGFQGKNLLCMQGPFSKEFNIAMLRQLNCKYMVTKMSGKSGGFLEKLEAARACGCTLVVVGRPLKETGVSLQECKRILCRSFSLPSQAEISLVGIGMGNTDSLTKEAEKTIQEADLLIGASRMLESCEKKEQDIYVEYNSEKIASYIQEHPEYEKIAVVLSGDVGFHSGAKKLLAVLGNQVKVICGISSVAYFMSRIQKSWDDTVLTSNHGEEANLLSLIRQNKKVFSILGKNDSVSELAKKLLAYGMDEVVLYVGERLSYADEKIQKGTPETFADYEGDSLSVLYVENENYRQQSATHGIRDEEFLRDKVPMTKEEVRTVSLSKLRLFENSVCYDIGAGTGSVAIEMALRAYKGKVYAIEKKELAVELLKKNKEQFQADNLEIIEGLAPEAMKALEAPTHAFIGGSSGNMKEIMELLLEKNSKVRIVINCIALESVSEALECLKTLPVTDTEIVQMTVSKSKTVGRYHMMMGENPIYIISCTGNCQQRG, from the coding sequence ATGTGTAAAGTAATTGTTTTTGCAGGAACTACCGAAGGCAGGCAGCTTGCACAGTTTCTGGAAAAAAGACAGGTTCCTGCCCATATCTGTGTGGCAACGGAATATGGAGAACAGCTTTTAGGAGAGAATGAAAATCTGGAAATTTCTCATGAGCGGCTCAATCAGGAACAGATAGAAGAATTGATTTTAAAAAATAACAAACCACTTGTTATTGACGCCACGCATCCTTATGCTGCGGAGGTGACAAAAAATATAAAAGCCGCATGTGAAAATACAGGCGCAGAATATTTAAGGGTTCTTCGGGAAAATCAGGAAAATGCTGATTTAGGGGACTATGTTTATGTTGAAACCGTGGAAGCGGCAGTTGATTATCTTGGAAAAACAACAGGAAATATTCTGGCAACTACAGGGAGTAAGGAAGCTGCAAAATATACAGTGCTTTCTGACTTTGAAAACCGTGTTTTTCTTCGGGTTCTTTCTCTGCCAAACGTAGTAGAAGAATGTTCCCGCTTGGGCTTTCAGGGAAAAAATCTGCTCTGCATGCAGGGACCTTTTTCAAAGGAATTTAATATTGCCATGCTTCGCCAGCTGAATTGTAAATACATGGTAACAAAAATGTCCGGTAAAAGCGGCGGTTTTCTGGAAAAGCTGGAAGCAGCCAGAGCTTGCGGATGCACCCTTGTTGTGGTGGGGCGGCCTTTAAAAGAAACAGGAGTTTCCTTACAGGAATGTAAACGGATTTTATGCAGAAGCTTTTCATTGCCGTCACAGGCAGAGATTTCCCTTGTAGGAATTGGAATGGGAAATACAGACAGTCTTACAAAAGAGGCAGAAAAAACCATACAGGAAGCGGATTTACTAATCGGCGCTTCCAGAATGTTGGAGTCCTGTGAAAAAAAAGAGCAGGATATTTACGTGGAATATAACAGTGAAAAAATTGCATCATACATACAGGAGCATCCGGAATATGAAAAAATCGCCGTGGTTTTATCCGGAGATGTGGGATTTCACAGTGGGGCCAAAAAGCTTCTTGCGGTTTTGGGAAATCAGGTAAAGGTAATCTGCGGAATTTCTTCGGTGGCATATTTTATGAGCCGTATTCAGAAATCATGGGATGATACAGTTTTAACCAGCAATCATGGAGAAGAAGCCAATTTGCTTTCTCTTATCAGACAAAATAAAAAGGTTTTTTCTATTTTAGGAAAGAATGACAGCGTTTCTGAGCTTGCAAAAAAACTGCTGGCTTATGGGATGGATGAGGTGGTTCTCTATGTTGGAGAACGGCTGTCTTATGCAGATGAAAAAATCCAAAAGGGAACGCCTGAGACCTTTGCAGACTATGAAGGCGACAGCTTAAGCGTTTTATATGTGGAAAATGAAAATTACAGGCAGCAGTCGGCAACCCACGGCATAAGAGATGAAGAATTTTTAAGAGATAAGGTTCCCATGACAAAGGAAGAGGTTCGAACGGTGTCTCTTTCCAAGCTGAGACTTTTTGAAAACTCTGTATGCTATGACATAGGGGCAGGTACAGGCTCTGTGGCAATCGAAATGGCGCTGAGGGCTTATAAGGGAAAAGTATATGCCATTGAAAAAAAAGAACTGGCAGTGGAGCTTTTAAAGAAAAACAAAGAGCAGTTTCAGGCGGATAATCTGGAGATTATAGAAGGACTGGCTCCGGAAGCAATGAAAGCTTTAGAAGCGCCTACCCATGCCTTTATCGGGGGATCTTCCGGAAATATGAAGGAAATTATGGAACTGCTTTTAGAGAAAAATTCAAAGGTTCGCATAGTTATTAACTGTATTGCCTTGGAGAGCGTGTCAGAAGCTTTGGAGTGTTTGAAAACCCTGCCTGTAACGGACACAGAAATTGTGCAGATGACTGTGAGCAAATCAAAAACAGTCGGCAGATATCACATGATGATGGGCGAAAACCCCATTTATATTATTTCCTGTACGGGAAATTGTCAGCAGAGAGGATAG
- the cobJ gene encoding precorrin-3B C(17)-methyltransferase, whose amino-acid sequence MNKLYVVGIGPGAYEKMTIEAANALKNSDVIIGYTVYVDLVKEHFSGKEFLTTPMKKEVDRCVMAFEEAMKGKTVSMICSGDAGVYGMSGLMYEIGVKYPEVELEIIPGVTAATGGAAVLGAPLIHDFCLISLSDLLTPWEKIEARLLNAAKADFVICLYNPSSKKRHDYLQKACDLMMQHQSPETVCGIVGNIGRDGEHMQVMTLKELRDTKVDMFTTVFIGNSQTMNIQGKMVTPRGYKNV is encoded by the coding sequence TTGAATAAATTATATGTTGTGGGAATTGGTCCCGGCGCTTATGAAAAAATGACAATCGAGGCAGCAAATGCTTTAAAGAACAGTGACGTAATTATTGGATATACCGTATACGTAGATTTGGTGAAAGAACATTTCAGCGGAAAAGAATTTTTGACAACACCTATGAAGAAAGAGGTAGACCGCTGTGTTATGGCATTTGAGGAAGCCATGAAGGGCAAGACCGTATCCATGATTTGCAGCGGAGATGCAGGTGTTTACGGAATGTCAGGGCTGATGTATGAAATCGGTGTGAAATATCCGGAAGTGGAACTGGAGATTATTCCCGGCGTGACTGCGGCAACCGGCGGAGCTGCTGTGTTGGGAGCGCCTCTTATCCACGACTTCTGCCTTATCAGTTTAAGTGATTTATTAACACCTTGGGAAAAGATTGAGGCAAGACTTTTAAATGCGGCAAAAGCGGATTTTGTGATTTGTTTATATAATCCGTCCAGTAAAAAGAGACATGATTACTTGCAAAAAGCCTGCGATTTGATGATGCAGCATCAGTCACCGGAAACCGTATGCGGAATTGTGGGAAATATCGGCAGAGACGGAGAGCACATGCAGGTCATGACCTTAAAAGAGCTTCGTGATACAAAGGTAGACATGTTTACCACTGTTTTCATCGGAAATTCACAGACAATGAATATTCAGGGCAAAATGGTAACGCCAAGAGGCTATAAAAATGTGTAA
- a CDS encoding cobalt-precorrin 5A hydrolase, which yields MKIAIISFSQSGYRLSEMLYWVLKERSYEVASYTKSKYTKKVLDESQLDEDSQDFRSVKQFAKPVDESIKEWTGRRFEDCDAIVFVGACGIAVRSIAPFVKSKKIDPAVVVVDEQGQFAISLLSGHIGGANELTEEIAEILRAQPVITTATDLNDKFAVDVFAKKNGCFISDMELAKEISAALLAGKEVGFVSDFPWLGEIPDELKLCQKEDEEKPEIGICVTTGYLEHPFVHTLYLIPRVITTGLGCKKGTDKETVESVVRRACDELLIPSVAMEQVASIDLKKEEAGILEYCKERKIPFITYTAEELQEVEGTYASSQFVENVTGVDNVCERAALLGSSKDGKGRLIQRKYAKDGVTVALAMKKWSVNFE from the coding sequence ATGAAAATAGCAATAATCAGTTTCAGTCAGTCGGGATATCGGTTAAGCGAAATGCTTTACTGGGTATTAAAAGAACGTTCTTATGAGGTGGCATCCTACACCAAAAGTAAATATACGAAAAAGGTTTTAGATGAGTCTCAGCTGGATGAGGACTCTCAGGATTTCAGAAGTGTGAAGCAGTTTGCAAAACCTGTGGACGAGTCTATTAAAGAGTGGACAGGAAGAAGATTTGAGGATTGTGATGCCATTGTGTTTGTAGGAGCCTGCGGCATTGCGGTAAGAAGTATTGCTCCTTTTGTAAAAAGCAAAAAGATAGACCCGGCTGTGGTGGTCGTGGACGAACAGGGACAGTTTGCCATTTCTCTTCTTTCCGGACACATTGGCGGCGCAAATGAGCTTACGGAAGAAATTGCAGAAATTCTTCGTGCCCAGCCGGTTATTACAACAGCCACCGATTTAAACGATAAGTTTGCGGTAGATGTTTTTGCCAAGAAAAACGGCTGCTTTATTTCCGATATGGAATTGGCAAAGGAAATTTCAGCGGCTCTTCTGGCAGGAAAGGAAGTTGGATTTGTCAGTGATTTTCCATGGCTGGGAGAAATTCCGGATGAGTTAAAGCTCTGTCAGAAGGAGGATGAAGAAAAACCGGAGATTGGTATTTGTGTTACCACAGGATATTTGGAGCATCCGTTTGTGCATACCTTATATTTAATTCCAAGAGTAATTACCACAGGTCTGGGATGTAAAAAAGGAACAGATAAGGAAACCGTAGAAAGCGTTGTACGCAGAGCCTGCGATGAGCTTTTAATTCCTTCTGTGGCTATGGAGCAGGTGGCAAGTATTGATTTGAAGAAGGAAGAGGCGGGTATTCTGGAATATTGCAAGGAGCGGAAAATCCCGTTTATTACTTATACTGCGGAAGAGCTTCAGGAGGTAGAAGGCACTTATGCCAGCTCTCAGTTCGTGGAGAATGTGACAGGCGTAGATAATGTCTGTGAAAGAGCGGCGCTTTTAGGTAGCAGTAAGGACGGAAAAGGCAGACTGATACAGAGAAAATATGCAAAGGACGGCGTGACAGTGGCGCTGGCTATGAAGAAATGGAGTGTGAACTTTGAATAA